A genomic region of Paralichthys olivaceus isolate ysfri-2021 chromosome 18, ASM2471397v2, whole genome shotgun sequence contains the following coding sequences:
- the egfl7 gene encoding epidermal growth factor-like protein 7 — translation MYQTLLLSSSLFILHVMGTPQFFAHHGRRVCGRDLRHNVVMATESYVEPVHKPYITVCQGHRLCSTYKTVYSVAYRQVSRLTSPSHFYPECCPGWQRLHSHNCNQAVCGQTCVNGGTCLRPNQCACPLGWTGHQCQSDVDECSERRPCAQECVNTAGSYRCTCRDGFRLSGDGRTCQSLPPPPPPPSTPSSPTQATVGGHTDTGGRFSQVENVTEEVQSLRDRVELLEKKLQLVLAPFNSFFPLSLDEGVSEKTTLLSHSFQQLDRIDSLSEQIGFLEERLGTCSCQEN, via the exons ATGTACCAAACgctgcttctctcctcctccctcttcatcctccatGTGATGGGCACTCCCCAGTTCTTCGCTCACCACGG GAGGAGGGTGTGTGGCCGAGACCTCCGTCACAACGTTGTCATGGCGACGGAGTCCTACGTTGAACCTGTGCACAAGCCCTACATCACCGTGTGTCAGGGGCATCGCCTCTGCAGCACTTACAA GACTGTGTACTCGGTGGCGTACCGGCAGGTGAGCAGGCTGACATCACCTTCACATTTCTACCCAGAGTGTTGCCCGGGATGGCAGAGACTTCACTCTCACAACTGCAACCAAG CCGTGTGTGGACAAACCTGCGTGAATGGAGGAACCTGCTTAAGACCCAACCAGTGCGCCTGTCCACTGGGCTGGACGGGCCACCAGTGCCAGTCag ATGTGGACGAGTGCAGCGAGCGGAGGCCGTGTGCCCAGGAGTGCGTGAACACAGCTGGCAGCTATCGGTGCACATGCAGGGACGGCTTCAGGCTCTCCGGAGACGGCCGCACTTGTCAAAGccttcctccccctccgcctcctccttcAACGCCTTCCTCTCCCACCCAGGCAACAGTGGGTGGCCACACCGACACGG GTGGAAGGTTCAGCCAGGTGGAGAACGTGACGGAGGAGGTACAGAGCCTGAGGGACAGGGTGGAGCTCCTGGAAAAG aagTTGCAGTTGGTCCTGGCCCCCTTCAACAGCTTCTTCCCACTGTCGCTGGATGAGGGCGTGTCCGAGAAGACTACCTTGCTGTCCCACTCCTTCCAGCAATTAGACCGCATCGACTCCCTCAGCGAGCAGATCGGCTTCCTGGAGGAGCGCCTCGGCACAT GTTCTTGCCAGGAGAATTAA
- the dtwd2 gene encoding tRNA-uridine aminocarboxypropyltransferase 2, which produces MEDVPSLNSTVSPEENGPGSCDSSCAEDGLVDAFRDLATLPVEVEERRPTCLRCRRPQKVCLCPFLPPQPLEVSTCLYVVQHPAEESRVLRTVPLLAACLPPGKCNVIVGRRFSEEKHPELAALCRDSRTLILYPGPSSQNLEELVKYQEVGAVKHNIIIIDGTWNQAKSMFLKNSLFHLPKQVQLNRTLCSQYVIRTQPSNICLSTLECAAVALSILEQNDAIQEVLLRPLQALCSFQLEHGAQVHHSKEHLLKNGMYDKPMPKNKRKIKRMEKLVTDHNICPR; this is translated from the exons ATGGAAGATGTCCCCAGTCTGAACTCCACCGTGTCTCCAGAGGAAAATGGACCAGGAAGCTGCGACAGCTCCTGCGCGGAAGACGGACTGGTCGACGCTTTCAGAGACCTGGCCACCCTCCCGGTCGAGGTCGAGGAGAGAAGACCGACGTGTTTACGGTGCCG TCGCCCTCAGAAGGTGTGTCTCTGCCCCTTTCTACCACCGCAACCACTGGAGGTCTCCACTTGTCTGTACGTAGTGCAGCATCCCGCAGAG GAGAGCAGAGTTCTTCGCACAGTGCCTCTACTTGCTGCTTGTTTGCCTCCAGGAAAATGCAATGTCATAGTTGGAAGGCGATTCAGTGAGGAAAA GCACCCAGAGCTTGCTGCATTGTGTCGGGACAGCAGGACGCTGATCTTGTACCCAGGACCTAGTTCCCAAAACCTGGAGGAGTTAGTGAAATACCAGGAAGTAGGAGCTGTAAAAcataacatcatcatcatagaTGGCACCTGGAACCAGGCTAAAAGTATGTTCCTGAAAAACAGCCTGTTCCATCTGCCCAAACAG GTGCAGCTTAACAGGACTTTGTGCAGTCAGTACGTGATCCGCACACAACCCTctaacatctgtctgtccacGCTGGAATGTGCTGCTGTCGCTCTGTCTATCCTGGAGCAGAATGACGCCATCCAAGAG GTTCTATTAAGGCCCCTCCAGGCCCTGTGCTCCTTCCAGCTGGAGCACGGTGCTCAGGTTCATCACAGCAAGGAGCATCTACTGAAGAACGGCATGTACGACAAACCTATGCCCAAGAACAAACGCAAGATTAAGAGAATGGAGAAACTTGTGACCGATCACAACATCTGCCCGAGATGA